In a genomic window of Desulfobacterales bacterium:
- a CDS encoding 2-dehydropantoate 2-reductase, which produces MRIAVMGTGGTGGYFGGLLARAGEKVTFVARGAHLEAIRQNGLAIKSVLAGNFTFAATATDNPGDIGPVDCVLFCVKAYDNAAAAEQIRPLIGPETMILSVQNGIDNEEQLGNAIGAEHVVGCVSLVSSTIESPGVIAQTGGPGKIILGEMQGGASPRAEALQKTMQNSGITAELHTDIQVALWQKFLGICGVNGVTALTRLPMGDILACEETRNLMRGTMQEVEAVARAKGANLPQECVDQSMDFFSSLEPSIRGSMYYDLAAGRRLELDILNGTVVRMGGEHGIPTPNNFAIYAALKPYLNGAPS; this is translated from the coding sequence ATGCGTATCGCGGTTATGGGAACCGGCGGAACGGGCGGCTATTTTGGTGGGCTGCTGGCCCGAGCCGGAGAAAAGGTAACATTTGTCGCCCGGGGGGCGCATCTGGAGGCCATTCGCCAAAACGGCCTAGCCATAAAATCCGTTTTGGCTGGAAATTTTACCTTCGCTGCCACAGCCACTGATAATCCCGGCGATATCGGTCCGGTCGACTGTGTATTATTCTGCGTCAAAGCTTACGATAATGCAGCGGCTGCCGAGCAGATCCGGCCTTTAATCGGGCCGGAAACCATGATTCTTTCGGTGCAGAACGGCATCGACAACGAGGAGCAGCTTGGAAATGCAATTGGAGCAGAGCATGTTGTGGGTTGCGTCTCATTGGTATCTTCGACCATCGAGTCTCCCGGGGTTATCGCCCAGACGGGTGGTCCCGGAAAAATTATCTTAGGAGAGATGCAAGGCGGTGCCAGCCCTCGAGCCGAGGCACTCCAGAAAACGATGCAAAATTCCGGTATCACGGCCGAGCTTCATACAGACATTCAGGTCGCCCTGTGGCAAAAATTCCTGGGGATCTGCGGCGTAAACGGCGTTACCGCCCTGACACGTTTGCCCATGGGGGATATTTTAGCCTGCGAGGAAACGCGCAACTTGATGAGAGGCACCATGCAAGAAGTCGAAGCGGTTGCGCGGGCAAAGGGGGCTAATTTGCCCCAAGAATGTGTGGATCAATCCATGGACTTTTTTAGCAGCCTGGAACCGTCGATTCGAGGCTCCATGTATTACGACCTGGCCGCGGGCCGGCGCCTGGAGCTGGACATCTTAAATGGAACGGTCGTTCGTATGGGGGGTGAACATGGGATCCCAACTCCGAATAATTTTGCCATATATGCCGCTTTGAAGCCGTACTTGAACGGAGCGCCTTCTTAA
- a CDS encoding DegQ family serine endoprotease, with amino-acid sequence MKFRVRKNKIVGGLVVVLAAGLIWGLSSFESNTAARNEPASEAGVMMVPASFSELAKQAQPGVVNIRTVKTVEGGGRVFRHFFGNPFERRNPFNDPGPFGDERKPDFKQRSLGSGFIIDREGHIVTNNHVIEGADEITVRLSNDKEYDAEIVGRDPNTDLALIKIKGAANLVPLKMGNSDQLTVGSWVVAMGSPFGLEQTVTAGIVSAKGRVIGSGPYDDFIQTDASINPGNSGGPLLNMNGEVVGINTAIVAQGQGIGFAIPVNLAQGIIQQLEESGSVTRGWLGVGIQDLTPELAEYYGVESKKGVLVARVFEGDPADKAGIKTNDIIIAVDDKPIKTSRELTGTIADIPVGQKTPITILRNGKEKTVNVQIAKRDDSQRLARRVPEKNGELGIRIAEMTPEMAKRYGHSETEKGVLVVGVESGSKAAEAGIRQGDLVKEVNRKPVTEVSELRAALKKNSKIQLLVKRPNAGFIVIKIG; translated from the coding sequence ATGAAGTTTCGTGTCCGTAAAAACAAAATTGTTGGTGGGTTGGTGGTCGTTTTGGCCGCCGGACTGATTTGGGGATTATCGAGTTTCGAATCGAATACTGCTGCCCGCAACGAACCGGCATCGGAAGCCGGGGTGATGATGGTCCCGGCCAGCTTCAGTGAGCTTGCCAAACAGGCCCAGCCGGGCGTGGTTAATATTCGTACGGTAAAGACGGTAGAGGGCGGCGGCCGGGTTTTTCGTCATTTTTTCGGTAACCCATTTGAGCGCCGAAACCCTTTTAATGATCCCGGACCTTTCGGTGATGAGCGCAAACCGGACTTCAAACAGAGGAGTCTGGGATCCGGGTTCATTATCGACCGTGAGGGACATATCGTTACCAATAATCATGTGATCGAGGGTGCCGATGAGATAACGGTGCGCCTGTCCAACGATAAGGAATATGATGCCGAGATTGTCGGGCGCGACCCCAACACGGACCTGGCGCTGATCAAAATCAAAGGTGCTGCGAACCTGGTGCCCCTGAAAATGGGTAATTCGGACCAGCTGACCGTAGGCAGCTGGGTGGTGGCCATGGGAAGTCCGTTTGGCTTGGAGCAGACAGTCACGGCCGGTATTGTCAGTGCCAAGGGGCGCGTGATCGGCAGCGGCCCCTATGATGACTTTATTCAAACGGATGCGTCGATTAACCCCGGTAACAGCGGTGGGCCGCTGTTGAATATGAACGGTGAAGTAGTGGGCATCAACACCGCCATTGTTGCCCAGGGGCAGGGAATCGGGTTTGCCATACCGGTCAACCTGGCACAGGGCATCATTCAGCAACTCGAAGAGAGCGGTTCGGTGACACGGGGCTGGCTGGGTGTCGGTATTCAGGATCTGACCCCTGAATTAGCCGAGTACTACGGTGTCGAAAGCAAAAAAGGGGTGCTGGTGGCCAGGGTTTTTGAAGGCGACCCCGCAGATAAGGCTGGTATTAAGACAAATGACATTATTATTGCCGTAGATGACAAGCCGATTAAAACCAGTCGCGAGCTGACCGGAACGATTGCGGACATTCCGGTGGGCCAAAAAACACCGATTACCATTCTGCGCAATGGCAAGGAAAAAACAGTAAATGTTCAAATTGCCAAACGCGACGACTCCCAACGCCTGGCTCGGCGGGTGCCTGAAAAAAATGGCGAACTCGGCATTCGAATTGCAGAAATGACACCTGAAATGGCCAAGCGCTACGGGCATTCAGAGACCGAAAAAGGTGTTCTGGTGGTGGGCGTGGAGTCCGGCAGCAAGGCAGCTGAAGCCGGCATTCGCCAGGGGGATCTGGTAAAGGAAGTCAACCGCAAACCGGTCACCGAGGTTTCTGAGCTGCGTGCTGCGCTTAAAAAGAACAGTAAAATTCAATTGCTGGTTAAACGGCCCAATGCCGGTTTTATCGTTATTAAAATCGGGTAA
- a CDS encoding ATP-binding protein, with translation MFLKKINNTRHTLAFRLTLWYAGIFMLTSCVAFFFFYFLITSVLQDRTDQDLLSEARTLSSILKVQGIEAVKGQIIFKAQAAGEKKIFFRLLSFDGQEFSSSNMSYWQDIAIGKAAINQLIREKRPVFDTISLPKRKHKIRVVYAHIGRSIILQLGQSMESYTRFIEAFRKIFVLTMASLFIFAVIVGWFMARRALAGVETVTQTARHISEGSLNERVPVKKNQDEIDQLAITFNQMLDRIQTLVTGIREMSDNIAHDLKSPITRIRGISEVSLTTNASEKDYENMAASTIEECDRLLDMINTMLVISKTEAGVNKLDAEQMDISDVVRDACELFQAPAEDKDVTLTCDVTDKFDIFGDHRLIQRMIANLLDNAIKYTPAGGRVEITVRPDGNHGVSFVIKDTGIGISEKDSSRIFERFYRCDPSRSEAGIGLGLSFAQTIAKAHGGDITVASELGRGSTFTITLPKKGL, from the coding sequence ATGTTCTTAAAGAAGATCAATAACACCCGCCATACCCTGGCGTTTCGTCTCACGCTTTGGTATGCGGGTATTTTTATGCTCACCTCCTGCGTGGCGTTTTTCTTTTTCTATTTTTTAATTACATCCGTTCTTCAGGACCGCACCGATCAGGACCTGCTGAGCGAAGCGCGCACCCTGTCTTCAATTTTAAAGGTGCAGGGCATCGAAGCGGTAAAAGGACAGATTATTTTTAAGGCCCAGGCCGCCGGTGAAAAGAAAATATTTTTTCGCCTGCTTTCCTTTGATGGCCAGGAATTTTCCTCATCCAATATGTCCTACTGGCAAGATATCGCTATCGGTAAAGCAGCCATCAATCAACTGATCCGTGAAAAGCGACCGGTTTTTGACACCATCAGTTTGCCCAAGCGCAAGCATAAAATCCGGGTTGTGTATGCTCATATCGGCCGCAGCATTATATTGCAGTTGGGTCAATCCATGGAAAGCTACACCCGTTTTATTGAGGCCTTTCGCAAGATATTTGTTCTCACAATGGCGTCATTATTTATTTTCGCTGTGATTGTCGGATGGTTTATGGCCAGGCGGGCCCTGGCGGGGGTCGAAACCGTGACGCAAACTGCCCGTCACATATCCGAAGGCAGCCTCAATGAGCGGGTGCCGGTGAAAAAAAACCAGGACGAGATCGACCAGCTGGCCATCACTTTTAACCAGATGCTGGATCGTATTCAAACGCTGGTCACCGGCATCCGGGAAATGAGCGACAACATTGCCCACGATTTGAAAAGCCCCATCACGCGCATCCGCGGCATATCCGAAGTGTCGTTGACCACAAATGCATCTGAGAAAGACTATGAAAACATGGCCGCCAGCACTATCGAGGAGTGTGACCGCTTGCTGGATATGATCAACACCATGCTGGTTATCTCCAAGACTGAAGCCGGTGTCAACAAGCTCGATGCTGAGCAGATGGATATCAGCGACGTAGTGCGTGATGCCTGTGAATTGTTCCAAGCACCGGCAGAGGACAAAGATGTCACATTAACCTGTGATGTTACCGATAAATTCGATATTTTCGGTGATCATCGGCTGATACAAAGAATGATTGCCAACTTGCTGGATAATGCCATCAAATATACACCCGCCGGTGGCCGGGTTGAGATAACCGTAAGACCAGACGGTAACCACGGTGTTTCCTTCGTGATTAAGGATACCGGTATCGGCATATCTGAAAAAGACAGCTCCCGTATATTTGAGCGATTCTATCGTTGTGATCCCAGTCGTTCCGAGGCCGGCATCGGACTGGGGCTAAGCTTTGCCCAAACCATTGCCAAGGCCCATGGCGGCGATATAACGGTTGCCAGTGAGTTGGGTCGAGGGAGCACGTTTACCATCACCCTCCCAAAAAAAGGCTTATAA
- a CDS encoding response regulator transcription factor, translating into MRILLVEDDPKIASFIIKGLKAEGFAVDHESNGEDGLHMALTEPYDAAVIDIMLPKIDGLSLIENMRREKRKTPIIILSAKGEVDDRVKGLQIGADDYLTKPFAFSELLARLQALIRRSSDADEPTKLTVADISMNLITREVVRAGKKIDLQPLEFSLLEYLLRNAGRVVSKTMIMEHVWDYYFDPQTNVVESRIYKLREKIDKEFHTKLIHTVRGVGYVLKEDQ; encoded by the coding sequence ATGAGAATACTTCTGGTAGAAGACGATCCAAAGATTGCATCCTTCATCATCAAAGGTTTAAAAGCCGAGGGGTTTGCCGTGGACCATGAAAGCAATGGTGAAGATGGTTTGCACATGGCGCTCACCGAACCATATGATGCGGCGGTGATCGATATTATGCTGCCCAAAATAGACGGTCTGAGTTTAATCGAAAATATGCGCCGTGAAAAACGGAAAACGCCGATTATTATCCTGAGTGCCAAAGGTGAGGTCGATGATCGGGTCAAAGGGCTGCAGATTGGTGCGGATGATTATCTGACCAAACCCTTCGCATTCTCTGAATTGCTGGCGCGCCTGCAGGCTTTGATCCGACGCAGCAGCGATGCAGACGAACCAACGAAACTGACAGTGGCTGATATCAGCATGAATCTGATTACCCGGGAAGTTGTGCGGGCCGGAAAAAAAATTGACCTGCAGCCTCTGGAATTTTCGCTGCTGGAGTACCTTTTGCGTAATGCCGGCAGAGTCGTGTCTAAAACGATGATAATGGAGCATGTCTGGGATTATTATTTCGATCCCCAGACGAATGTGGTTGAGTCCAGAATATACAAGTTGCGTGAAAAAATAGACAAAGAGTTTCACACCAAATTGATTCATACGGTGCGTGGAGTTGGTTATGTTCTTAAAGAAGATCAATAA
- the prmA gene encoding 50S ribosomal protein L11 methyltransferase: MKWIEVKVVFDAEDNVLANELVTNLFFEFDLKGVVEEDPAIEPTEGWAEDAIGRSAQYAVLGYFPKDRHIQKKCRDLEKKLSLLKKNLSILYRVRYKELDEEDWAEAWKAFFEPQRIGQKIVVKPTWCTYTPESGDIVVELDPGMAFGTGTHPTTALCIRLMEDYLNSGDSFLDLGTGSGILMIAAAKLDAGFICGIDKDPVAIDVAASNLKLNGLVPENYNLHTGNLLTGIKDTYDFIAANIFTHVILELLDNLPSALNKDGIFLCSGMYEENKKLVVARLKNMEFDILQICEQEEWAAIAARRKIG; this comes from the coding sequence ATGAAATGGATTGAAGTCAAAGTTGTCTTTGATGCCGAGGATAACGTCCTGGCCAACGAGCTGGTGACCAACCTGTTTTTTGAATTCGACTTAAAGGGTGTGGTTGAAGAGGACCCGGCCATAGAACCGACCGAGGGTTGGGCCGAGGACGCAATCGGCCGATCGGCGCAATATGCGGTGTTGGGTTATTTTCCTAAGGACAGGCATATCCAAAAGAAATGCCGCGATCTTGAAAAAAAACTGTCGCTTCTAAAAAAGAATCTAAGCATACTTTACCGTGTTCGTTATAAAGAACTGGATGAAGAAGACTGGGCCGAAGCCTGGAAGGCATTTTTTGAGCCCCAAAGAATTGGTCAAAAAATAGTCGTCAAACCCACCTGGTGTACCTACACACCGGAATCCGGTGATATCGTTGTGGAGCTGGATCCGGGGATGGCATTTGGTACCGGAACCCACCCGACAACGGCGCTATGCATTCGGCTGATGGAGGACTATTTAAATTCGGGTGATTCGTTTTTGGATCTGGGCACCGGTTCGGGTATCCTGATGATCGCAGCCGCCAAACTAGACGCGGGTTTTATTTGTGGCATTGATAAGGATCCAGTTGCCATTGATGTGGCGGCATCCAATCTTAAATTAAACGGCCTGGTTCCCGAAAATTATAATTTGCATACAGGCAATCTGTTGACCGGCATCAAGGACACCTATGATTTTATCGCCGCCAATATTTTCACGCATGTCATTTTAGAACTCCTGGATAACTTGCCCAGTGCCCTGAATAAAGACGGCATATTTCTTTGCTCGGGTATGTACGAAGAAAACAAAAAACTGGTGGTTGCCAGGTTAAAGAATATGGAGTTTGATATTTTGCAGATATGCGAACAGGAAGAGTGGGCAGCTATTGCAGCCAGACGAAAAATTGGTTAA